In the genome of Leishmania braziliensis MHOM/BR/75/M2904 contig, possible fusion of chromosomes 20 and 34, one region contains:
- a CDS encoding putative mitochondrial DNA polymerase I protein A, translating to MDPFQRTADVTRYSFRVVPMTHRNSTAGAKPSGSACSIPGGSPSSPSARGGAPAFGNLASGLPQCETTAWRQPSFREPLESEETTRNVDKWRQFGLQMGTAVASQALPPLEQQQGQRLQPQTIVCHRPEQDTSTNSSLLYRQNTRFHSAEAQNEVQLRRQCRLNRAAALALPPHDEQSSAHASPWPLPEASSRVRAVVKSALDNDDVVVLSDDGEHHTDGENTVCQRQTVKPPPRSVSRTDIRSPAPATLSQHAPDTSDGACADVTRQLQAELAKLSEKVQHSSEAQRCGPPKRNGGGEPSLWAAKHWGGKKRRRETKTTHHNDGDEEAEAREGSERDETSAAMQGRSTSSTDARRKLTARRRDCASTDTAADVSTEKRKRKTRGHGGDDAIFHGVSNQTLQTMLTPRTLFSLASSEAGGSAMSNLQSEPAAVATISVPYVYLQDSAEGLFSDVRRALNDPDRIQAPPLFVGVLALSGNRNATTTLASVECRTNFTYYGSGAKTAKHRVSCCFSSPDPVRSHQHVELVLIRWKDDMYGLPAQTVGLTFLCRILTELPGVELITFNAQVLLVALLAYCKGTLWSYCVSDVRVMAWMAQLHMASTLPKPPSPAYALAGEGSATTVTGASDTDSSVLYDYGQLLLHVCGGKLPPNVQLEKTSPVERLSPARGSFAESTGTAVATTPAPPLTPAQRQLAHQVYYLATVYRSLYGLLGSKGLLQAFLRQEKRIAPLLALLKYNGMPVDLHEVRRYQMSCETEMARQRGLAHKLVPELGEEFNIQSHDQCRKALYEVLQLGKYLVQSESAEAVGTTGLIITKGGRLSTAEDTLRALARHHEFPACLLRYRKVSKLMQTYIEGMMSYAVVRSRSKTSPPLSRDGVGTETETSGAREGQQQLYDDDERAVAERPSLLREGVDVNDDSPFVDRRLHAGNNRHSPSGAEPRPARNQRNGEEEAYTMQADEVILPATGYATLHPNFLQEGTDTGRLSCVEPNLQNLPRNGITSTEEEGEEDLLGFRRCFVAAAGCVLLSIDYQQIELRVLAHLCGDPALVKALTSSADIHQTIAEVVFKKKPVSTEERSLAKRVVFGVLYGAGPKTLATHMGVTVDRALHITSLLTNAFPGINTYHRRVIAETRANGFVRTLSGRLRYLPDICSTVLSRRSYAERQAFNSVVQGSAADVMKMAMLAVSKEVLQRYDRSDVSLLSQIHDEMVFMVRKEHLRTVVPLLSSAMSHAMQLLVPLSVTVKFGTSLGDLQEWSVEHDLGVG from the coding sequence ATGGACCCTTTTCAGCGAACGGCTGATGTCACGCGCTACTCCTTTCGAGTCGTGCCAATGACACACCGCAACTCCACGGCCGGGGCCAAACCGTCTGGGTCTGCCTGCTCCATCCCTGGTGGGAGCCCGTCTTCCCCCTCTgccagaggaggagctccGGCCTTTGGCAACCTCGCCTCAGGGCTCCCTCAATGCGAAACAACGGCGTGGAGACAGCCAAGCTTTCGGGAACCGCTTGAAAGTGAGGAAACGACACGAAATGTAGACAAGTGGCGTCAGTTCGGGCTACAGATGGGGACAGCGGTTGCGTCGCAGGCGTTACCTCCGttagagcagcagcaggggcagcgcctgcagccACAGACCATCGTCTGCCACCGCCCCGAGCAAGACACGTCCACCAATTCCTCTCTCCTATACCGTCAAAACACGCGCTTCCACAGCGCTGAGGCCCAAAACGAGGTCCAACTGCGACGTCAGTGCCGCCTGAACAGAGCTGCGGCGCTAGCTCTTCCACCACATGACGAGCAAAGCAGCGCACATGCCTCTCCGTGGCCTCTTCCTGAGGCTAGCTCCAGAGTCCGTGCCGTGGTGAAATCTGCTCTCGACAATGACGACGTAGTTGTGCTGAGCGACGATGGCGAACATCACACGGATGGTGAGAATACGGTGTGCCAGCGGCAAACTGTGAAGCCCCCGCCACGCAGCGTGTCGCGCACTGATATCCGTAGTCCGGCACCGGCCACGCTGTCCCAGCATGCCCCTGACACAAGCGACGGTGCCTGTGCCGACGTCACGCGTCAACTGCAGGCGGAGCTGGCTAAGCTATCCGAGaaggtgcagcacagcagcgaagcGCAAAGGTGTGGACCCCCGAagcgcaacggcggcggcgaaccATCCCTCTGGGCAGCGAAGCACTGGGGCGGCAAAAAACggaggagagaaacgaagaCGACGCACCACAatgacggcgacgaggaggcggaagcACGCGAAGGCAGTGAACGGGACGagaccagcgccgccatgcAAGGGCGGAGTACGTCCAGCACTGATGCTCGAAGGAAGCTAACTGCACGGAGGCGCGATTGTGCCAGCACCGATACCGCGGCGGACGTATCCACcgagaaaagaaagcgcaAAACAAGAGGGcacggtggcgacgacgcaATCTTCCACGGTGTCTCTAACCAAACTCTGCAGACAATGCTGACTCCTCgcactctcttttccttggCTTCTTCCGAAGCTGGCGGGAGTGCAATGTCGAATCTGCAGAGTGAACCGGCCGCGGTCGCCACAATCTCCGTCCCTTACGTCTATCTGCAGGACTCAGCCGAGGGGCTGTTCAGCGACGTGCGCCGTGCCCTTAATGACCCGGATCGTATCCAAGCACCACCCCTGTTTGTTGGCGTGTTAGCTCTCAGTGGCAATAGAAACgcaaccaccaccctcgCAAGTGTGGAGTGTCGCACGAACTTTACCTActacggcagcggcgccaagACTGCGAAGCACCGCGTCtcgtgctgcttctcctcccccgaCCCTGTGCGCAGCCACCAGCACGTGGAGCTTGTTCTGATACGGTGGAAAGATGACATGTACGGGCTGCCGGCACAGACCGTTGGCTTGACGTTTCTGTGCCGTATCCTCACGGAGCTACCCGGAGTGGAACTCATTACCTTCAACGCGCAGGTGCTCCTGGTGGCACTACTCGCTTACTGCAAGGGCACACTGTGGTCGTACTGTGTCAGTGATGTGCGCGTGATGGCGTGGATGGCTCAGCTGCACATGGCAAGTACTCTGCCGAAGCCTCCTTCCCCCGCGTACGCCTTAGCGGGGGAAGGctctgccaccaccgtgACCGGGGCAAGTGACACGGACAGCAGCGTTCTCTACGACTACGGGCAGCTGCTCTTGCACGTTTGCGGTGGGAAGCTACCGCCAAACGTGCAGCTGGAGAAGACAAGCCCTGTAGAGCGCCTCTCGCCCGCAAGGGGCAGCTTTGCAGAAAGCACTGGAACTGCCGTTGCAACAacacctgcgccacctctGACGcccgcacagcgccagcTAGCCCATCAGGTGTACTACTTGGCAACCGTGTACCGCAGTCTCTACGGGCTGCTGGGCAGCAAAGGGCTCCTGCAAGCATTCCTAAGGCAGGAAAAGCGGATTGCGCCTCTGCTGGCGCTTCTCAAGTACAATGGCATGCCCGTGGATCTGCATGAAGTTCGTCGCTACCAAATGAGCTGCGAGACGGAGATGGCGCGGCAACGCGGCCTTGCCCACAAGCTTGTCCCGGAGCTCGGCGAGGAGTTCAACATACAGAGTCATGATCAGTGCCGCAAGGCACTTTATGAGGTGCTTCAGCTGGGTAAGTACTTGGTGCAATCTGAAAGTGCCGAAGCGGTTGGTACCACTGGTCTCATAATCACGAAAGGGGGACGACTGTCGACGGCGGAGGACACACTGCGTGCCCTCGCGCGGCATCACGAGTTTCCTGCGTGTCTGTTGCGCTATCGCAAGGTGTCAAAGCTGATGCAGACATATATCGAAGGGATGATGAGCTACGCCGTGGTGCGCTCCAGGTCGAAGACAAGCCCACCTCTTTCTCGCGACGGCGTTGGCACTGAGACAGAAACTAGTGGCGCCAGggaagggcagcagcagctgtacgaCGATGATGAGCGCGCCGTCGCCGAGCGGCCGTCGTTGCTGAGAGAAGGTGTAGATGTGAACGACGACAGTCCATTTGTGGATCGCCGGCTTCATGCGGGCAACAACAGACACAGCCCTAGCGGCGCCGAGCCACGGCCAGCACGAAATCAGCGgaacggcgaggaggaggcgtatACGATGCAGGCAGACGAGGTCATCCTTCCTGCGACTGGTTACGCCACACTGCACCCAAACTTTCTTCAGGAGGGTACGGACACTGGACGACTATCCTGCGTTGAGCCGAATCTTCAGAATCTTCCACGTAATGGCATCACCTccaccgaggaggagggcgaggaagaCCTTTTGGGGTTTCGGCGCTGCTTTGTCGCAGCTGCCGGGTGCGTGCTCTTGTCCATAGACTACCAACAGATCGAACTACGCGTATTAGCGCACTTGTGTGGCGACCCCGCATTGGTCAAGGCCCTGACAAGCTCGGCGGACATTCACCAGACGATTGCCGAGGTGGTCTTCAAGAAGAAGCCCGTCAGCACTGAGGAGCGCAGTCTGGCCAAGCGTGTCGTCTTTGGCGTGCTCTACGGTGCTGGCCCAAAGACACTCGCGACGCACATGGGCGTTACGGTTGATCGGGCGCTGCACATCACTTCGTTGCTGACAAATGCGTTTCCCGGCATCAACACCTATCACCGCCGCGTCATCGCGGAAACCCGCGCCAATGGGTTTGTGCGCACTCTCAGTGGTCGCCTGCGGTACCTGCCGGACATCTGCAGCACGGTGCTCTCGCGACGGTCGTACGCGGAGCGGCAGGCCTTCAATAGCGTAGTGcagggcagcgccgcggacgTGA